TTGCCGGAATCCGTTGATGGGCATCCAGAAAGCTCACGGCGCGCTGCATATCCGCAGGTGCCAATCCGTAGCTGCCTGAGATTGTAATCTCATGGTAGTGGATCAGGTCAATCAGATCGGTCTCAATGGTTGCGTTTTTTGTCAGGCCGCTGAAAAACAGGAAATGGCCGCCTTTTCGCAGTTTTTTCAATCCGTCGGCAAAGGCTTGGATATCCGGGCAGGCATTGATGACAGCATCAAAGCCGCTTTCGCGGGTATGGGTCGCGCATGCTATTGTGGTGGCCTTTAAAAAGGGGTGCGCAGCCTGGATTTTTTCCTTGTTTTTTTCAATTATCATGGGTTTGCCCCCGGCCGCCTGAATGACGAGGCCGGCCAAAAGCCCCATGGTGCCGCCGCCGTAAATCAAAAAGCGAGGGTTTTTCTTTACAGGGAAGTTTGCCAGGGCATGGAAAATACAGCCCATTGGCTCGGCAAAACAGGAAATGGCCGGATCCAGGGTTTCGGGAACAGGGATCAGGCTGTGCGCAGGGGCGATGATTTCGTCGGCAAAACCGCCGTCCCTGTGAAATCCCAGAATTTGTAGATGTTCACACCGGTTTTCCCGTCCTGCCCGGCAGTGCACACATGTGCCGCAGCTGATACCCGGCCATATGACGTAACGGTTTCCCCGGTTGTCGGCAACCGCCATTTCATGGCCGGGCACCCGGGGCAGGATCAGATCCCGGTGCCCCTGGTCCCACATCTTTGCATCTGTCCGGCATATGGCGCAGTAAAGCACCCGAAGGCGTATCTCGCCTTTGCCGCTTTTTTCCAGTTTGTTGTTGTTTTGGATTTCCAGGCATCTGCGGTCGGTCAACACTATCCTCATAGCCCCTCCTCTGCGGCAATCATCCCTTTGCTTGCAGGGCTGTTGCTATTCAATCCATTTCTCCAGGGTTTGCAGTCCTGTTTCCGGGTCCCGGTTCTGAGCGGCAACCCAGGCCCGCAAGGTGGCCAATGCGTCCCCGCTTTCCATGGCATTGGCGGCGATTTCCAGGCCGTCATCAATGCCTGAGACCATGTCCGCGGCATAGAAAATCAGTGCGGCATTGAGCATGACCGCTTCTTTACGGAGACTGTTTTCCTTGTTGCGCATAAGGCGGACAAAGCGGCGGGTCTCTGTGTCCATGTTGCCTGAAGGCGCCAGATCCCCGGGATCGCCTTTGCCCAGGCCGTATGTCTGCGGATAAAGGGTAAAGGTTTCAATTTCGCCGGATTCAAGAAGCCTTGCACAAAAAGTGGGCCCGATTACCGAGGCTTCATCCATTCCGGTCTGCTCAGGGGCTGCGCCGTCTGCTGCCCCGTGGACAACAATGGCTTTTTGGTAGCCGATGGCTTTCATTACCCGGATGACCGGCAGGATCATCTCCCGGTCATACACGCCCCGCAAACCCGTTGCGGGCATGGCCGGGTTGGCCAGCGATGCTGCAATATTGAGGGTGGAGCCAAAGTGGATCATAGACAGAATCCGGCCCAGGGCGCCGGGATGAACAGTGGCGCTCATGCCGTTGAAAAGGCCGATACCGGCGTTTTCAATGCTTCTCGCCACCATTTCGGCCGGGCATTCGACATCCACGCCAAGGGCCTCGGCCATATCCACTGTTCCGCAGCTTGAAGTAATGGACCGGGAGCCGTGCCGGGCCATGCAAATGCCTCGTGCGGCTGCGGCCACGGCTGCTGCCGTACTGATATTAAAGGTCTTGAAAGTGTCCATGCCGGTGCCGCTGTTTTCAACCGGCAGCAGGCCGGGGCTAAGGGGAATTTTGACCGTGTCCAGTTGATAGATGGCATCCCAGGCGCCGGCGATTTCCGCCTCTGTTTCGCCTTTTGTCCTAAGGGCGGCAAGAAAAGCGCCCTGCTGCATTTGGGTGGTGGAATCGTTTAAAACAGTGGCAAAAGCCTGTTCAGCTTCTTTGCGGGAAAGGTTTTCACGGCGGGTCAGCCGGGAAATGAGGGCACCGAATTCGTGATGGATTGCTGCTGTCACAAAACACCTCCTGATAAATGTTATCAGAAGGATTTGATCCAGCAAAAATCCTTAACTTCCGTCAGGGCAGGCTTTCCGGCTTACGGATCTTCCTTGAACCGCGCCTTCCCCCCAGGCAGTGACTTCCTGAAAGTGGCCTTATGCGGTTGTTGTCCCCGGATCACGGCAACGGCTGGCATGCGATGGACTTGCACCATCTTTCCTTTTACCCGGAAGCTGCCCGCCAAATCTTCTGCAGGTATCTCCCGGCACCCTGACAGGTACACTTTTTTTTAATGCATGCCCGGATCTGTTGTCAACAGCGTTTTTATTGTCATAAAATACCGCGTGACACCAGACGCCCTGAAATATGTCTGCCTGTTTATTTCAGCAGGGGATCACGCCCGGGATACCGCAAAGTTTATTGCTGTCCACACAGAAGACCTTTATCCGGCGACAGGGCCAATGTCCCGCTGTAAGACCACGTCAAAGGACATTATTACAGTTGAAGTCCAATTGATGCAGTGGCTCAGCGCCGGAAGGCCAGCAGGGCGTAGAAGGCGTCCGGGTCCCGCCACAGTATTTCCGTTTGTGAAAACCCGGATTCCCCGGCGATTTCTTCCAGCATGGGGATATGCTCCTGCCGGCCATGATCAGACCAGTGACGGCAGAGCATCTCTTTCTCATCAGGGGTCAGTTCCGGCCAGTTCCGGCAGGCAAGGGAGATGCGCTCCAGGAACCCGGCCCGGTTTTCTGTTTCCAGGAGCACGGGGTCGTGGCATATAACGGCTCCTGCCGGGGACAAAAGCGTGAAGGCTTGTTGAAAGAATAACCGCTTTTGTTCCTGAGGCAGATGATGGAGGAAAAGACCGAGCCAGATCACATCCATGGGGGCCTGAATGCTGTGCAGGGCCTCGGTGTAATCCGCACAGATGAGATGCCATGTACAGGACAGTCGCTGATACAGATGGGACCGGGCTTGCCCGAGAACCTGCGGCGAATTGTCGATACCGATGTATTCAGAAACAGGATGGTCTTCCAGAATCAGCGAGATATCATCTGCGTCCCCGCACCCGATATCCAGGATCCGGGGACAAGGTGCGCATTTCTTTGTCAGGATTTCCCTGAGCCCCTGATACGCCTCTGTATGGCACATCCGGTTGGCTTTTTTGGCTTTTTCAAACACAGACCATTTTTCAAATCCGGCTTTCACCTCATGCTGTTTCATTTTTTCTGGCCTTTTCAGACTTGCATTTATTGTTTATCCCGCTGACACACCATATGCGGCAAAATTTGAAATGCCCGGTTCAGGTTGTTGTCTGTACAGCCCCGGGGACTGTGCCCTTGCCCGCTATGAGAACAAAATGGTCATGGGCGTCGTTGATCTTCTCAATATCAAGACCCGCCCGGTTTAACATCTGCTGCAATTCCTGCTGATCCGGCATCATGTCCCGGGCCACAGCCGTTCCCGCCTTACGGTGCAGGTCATTGATCTCATTGCTGCCAATCAGGTGCAGGATCATCAGCCTTCCGCCGGGACGCAGGCACCCGGCCATGATTTTGGCGGCTTGTTGCGGGTCGTCAAAATGGGGAAAGACCTGGTGACAAAAAACCAGATCCACTTCCTCCCCGGGCAAAATGCAGGCTTCCATGGCCGCGCAGCGCAGATGTACATTGGGCAATTTTCCCACCTTGCGGTGAGCCTTTTGTACCATTTTGGAGCTGATGTCCATGGCCAGAATCCGGCCCTGCGGACCCACCTGTTCGGCCAGGATACGGGTCAAACGGCCGGTGCCGCATCCGGGCTCAAGCACGGTCTGTCCGTGCAGGCTTGGAAGGGATTGGATTGCCTGCCGGATCCTGGCTTTTTCTTCGGGCGAGTATTCCAGCGCAGCCCACGGGGATTCCGCATGGGCGTCAAAAAATTCCGCCTTGGCTGTATTGAGTTTATATTCCCGGCCGTGGCCGCTTGAAGTCTGCAACATGATTACCTCCGGTTTCTTCGAATGAACGGGGCTTTTGACCCAAGGGGACCGTAATCTTTGACCATATGTTCATGTACAGGCGCCCCGATCAGAAAAGTGTATATTTCGTCTGCCTTTTCAGATAGATCCACGTCGGCAAAGGGCTCCGGGTGCATGATTTTGCCAACAGCATAGGCATCACACAGCACCGTGCCGATATTGGTCGTATACCAGTTAAACGGGTGCAGCATATAAACTCGATCCCGGGCAAAAGCCGCCAGGGCATTATAAATTCCGGGATTTTTTTTGTAGGCCCTGGCGGCCAGAGCCAGCCCCCCTCCGTCGATAAAGATTGTTCCGGGATTCAGCTTGAGAAGCGTCTCCTTGTTGGTAAACACATGGGTTCTTTGCCGCGCGTCCATGTCCCTGGCAATATTGTCCACCAATACCCAGTCAAACGGGGCGTATTTCTGTTCCGTGCTTTCAAGCCCCTGCACCCCCCGGTATCCGATACCGCCCACGTATGCCTCTGGCTTTTTCGGGGCAGTGCTTTGTTTTGCCCGGGCCAGCAAGTCGCTTTGCGCATCCAGGATATATTGGGTCACTGACGCCGCCCGTTGTTTTCGGTCCAGGATCCGGCCGGCCAGATCCAGGGAGTCAAAAACCGTGGGGTCAAAGGTGGCAAAAGCGCCATAACTCAGAACGACTACAGGAATGTCCAGAACGGACTGTACTTCTTCAGCCAAAGACCCGTCCATGTAGGTCACAAAAATGAGTTCAGGGTCCAGCCTGACAATCACTTCCATATCCGGTTTTTGATTGATGCTGGCCGGTCCTCCGGGTCCGCATACCGGAAGGTCGTGGAGTCCGGGGTTGGCCAGCCAATACGGACGTCCCCGGGGATGCTGTTTTTCCAGGGATTCCACCCCGACAACGTTGTCCAGGGCCCGGAGATAAACGATGAGACGCAATGTCCCCGGCCCCAGGCATATGATTCGTTCCGGATCACGGGGCACGGTTACCGACCGGCCGGACATATCGGTTACAGTAAGTGTGTCGGCCATAAGCGGCGAAACCATCAATAATGCGCACAACGTGCATATACAAATCAGTATCCGGTTCATGATGCCAATCTCCAGTCAATCATCGCCTCCGGCGGGAACCTTTTGTCCCCCGCCGGAAAGCGATGATAAGTAAGAAATTCAGAATGTAAATTCGCTCCGAATGCCGGCGGTAATGCCCGGCATGGGGTAACCCGCCCGCAGTTCATAGTCCTGGTCGGTAAGATTGTTGACATAGCCTTTAAGGGTAAAGTCGGTATATCCGAGATGAAACGTATGCTGCGCACCGATATCCACCGTGATCACGTCACCCAGTATCTGATCCTGCTTGCTTTGCCGCTCATCGATGTATTTTGCGTTGAGCGATACCCTGCCGCCTTTCCAGAGCCTGTAATGCAGTCCCGTCTTGACGGTGTTTTGCGGCTGGTTCTCCATAAAGTAATGGGTCCCTTTGGAGTCAAAAGGATGATCATCATGGGACCAGTTTTTCCATGAATAGTTGAGGTAGCCGCTTAAGCCGTTGGACAGGCTTTTGCTGAGTTCGAGTTCAAAACCGTAGAGTTCCACGTCAATGTTGTAGACCTGTGCGCTTGGTTCGCCAGAGATATAGTTGTGTTGCTGATAGTCCGAAATATCCATGTAATACGCAGCTGCGCGGAACTTGGTGTCAAAGCGCAATTTTTTTATAAACCCGGTTTCATATGTCCAGGATGTTTCGGTCTCAAGTTCCGGGTTTGCCGCCATATAAGCTTCTGTGGACGCACCCTGCGCCCATCTCCAGAGGTCTCAGATTCAAGGCGTGCGCATTTCACGGCTCACGGAGGCATAAAGGGACAGGTCCGGATTCAGTTCATAATTCAGGCGGGCCTTGGGACACCACTCCTTTTCAACCCGGCGATATTCATATTTTGCCTGTTCTTCAGGACTGAGCTGATAAAATATGCCCCATCCGGGGAATCCCGCCTGATAGGCATCGCTGCGGAATTCATAGTAACGGGTCCCCCAGGTAAGGGTCAGAGCCGGTGAGATGGTCCAGGCATCCTGGAAATAGGCGGACAGGATTTCATAAAAATCCTCGTTGTCATCATCTCCCTGGGCCCGGTATTCTCCTCCAATGGAGAAGGAATGGTTCTGTGCCAGGTCGCAGTCGAGGTATTTGATATAGACGCCTGTATTTAATTCTTCAGTCCCCGGTTGTTTATTTTGTTCTCCGCTTGCATTGTAATAAAATCTGTCGCGTTCGGATTGATGCTGATAGATTTGGGCTTCAAGATCACCGGGGCCGAGGGGTTGCTCAAAAAGCAGGCTGTATTCATTGGTTGTTTTTTCCCAGTAGGAATCTCCGCCGGCATAGGCTTTGCCCTCATAATCGTGGGTAAAGGTGTCGATTTCATCGGCACGCACCACCGGATAGTCCGGGTCGTAGTTACTGGCCGGATCATCCGGATCATTTATCACTGCATAGCCGGTCTGGTTATCAACATAATCCCAGCCGGCCGTCAGGGTCCCATGAGTGGGCAGAAAAAGCGAGATGCGGGAATTGAAGCTGGTGGTATTGTAGTCGTTGTTTCTGAGGTATCCGTCTCCGCTTCGGTCTGCAAGGGCAAGGGCGTAGCCGATGGCATTTGAAAACCCTCCCTCAATGTTGGCGCTGTGGCTTTCCGCTCCATAGGTGCCGAATTCGGTAGCAACAGCGATATCGGGTTTGAGATCATCTGTCTGTTTGCCTTTTTTGGTGATGATATTGATGGCGCCGCCCATGGAGAATGGATAAAGAAGGGAGTGGCTGCCGCGGATAATTTCAATGGATTCCACGTTGTCTATCGGCATAGTGGTCCAGTCGATTTTGTAATATCCCATTCTTCCCATCAGCCGCATGGGTTTTCCATCCAGAAATATCTGGATCCGCGATTGATCCAGCCCCCTGATGTAGACCTGCTCAGAAGGGCTTGGGGTAATATTGGATTGCATGACGTCCAGGCCCGGGATTTCGTTTAACAGGTCCTGAACATGATGAATTCTTCCGGCTTTTTCAAATTTGTCAACGTTGATCACCGTGACATCGGGTGTTACCTCCATTGCTTTTTCGCCCATTGGATGGGACCGGACAATGACCCTGTCCAGGCGGTATGGTGCCTGCTGCACGCTGGTTTTGTTTTCTTTGGCCTGCGCCTGAGCCGGGAGGCAAAAGAAAAGCCCCGCAGCCAGTAACAGGGCAAAGCGTAACTGAATGAATTTCATTTATCCTTCTCCTTTGGAGTTGGTTCAAAAATGATTTCACATGCCGCTAAGCCCGCCCGAAGCGCCGGCCCTGTTGAAAGCCGGATTGACACAGGGATGATTTGGAAATAAATTAGTGAAAGCATACCTCTCCTCGGGGGGGCTTTGCCCGGGAAGGCAGCTTGAGCAGACTGGCGGGTCGCGGCTGCCTTCCCTCTTCATACTGTTTGTTCAGCTTGTTTTATTTTGGGTTGGCATCACCTCCTTTCTTCCTTTTATTCATGGATTCAAAAATGATGGCGGCGTAAAAGTCCAATATCTGCGTTACGCGCAATTTCTCAGAATTTCACGTACGGATAACTACGCTGCATTCTACGAAATTGCGCAAGCCTTGATCTTGAACTTTTACGGCACCATCTACGGCACCATCTGAAATCAGACTTTTACGAAGGCATCAAAAATGAAGCGCCAATAAAAAAAGCCACGAAGGCGCAATACAGGTTTCGACCTGTTTTTTGCCTTCGTGGCTTTTGGATTGTTTATGTTATACGGGTGGAGCAGGATTTAAGTGAAAATGCAATGTGTTCACATAAATCCTGGTTCTTATGCCTGCTGTTTGAACTTTCTGTTCAATTGTGCTGCTGGAAATACTTCGGATTTCCAATTTTAAAATCTATTATTTTGTATTGCGATCCTTTGAAGGTGTCAATAAAATTTTTTGCTCACCGTTTTTAGTTGATTCATTGTCATTGCCATTTCGGCATTTGACCGGTCAGTGAAACATCTTCCGGAATGACATCTATGGCACTTTCAATATGATCGCCGAAAATATCGATTATCCCTGTATTTGTGCCAAGGCCCGCCATCTCCAGACAGACCTCGATGTTTTCGGATTCAAATGCACCTTTCCAGGAGTCTTCGTTACCGGCCAGATCCTCTTCAAAATGAACGCCGGCAACCAGCATCAGAGGCACGAGCCGCACCCGGCAAAAGCCGGCCGACTGCACGGCTGC
The nucleotide sequence above comes from Desulfosalsimonas propionicica. Encoded proteins:
- the trpD gene encoding anthranilate phosphoribosyltransferase, with protein sequence MTAAIHHEFGALISRLTRRENLSRKEAEQAFATVLNDSTTQMQQGAFLAALRTKGETEAEIAGAWDAIYQLDTVKIPLSPGLLPVENSGTGMDTFKTFNISTAAAVAAAARGICMARHGSRSITSSCGTVDMAEALGVDVECPAEMVARSIENAGIGLFNGMSATVHPGALGRILSMIHFGSTLNIAASLANPAMPATGLRGVYDREMILPVIRVMKAIGYQKAIVVHGAADGAAPEQTGMDEASVIGPTFCARLLESGEIETFTLYPQTYGLGKGDPGDLAPSGNMDTETRRFVRLMRNKENSLRKEAVMLNAALIFYAADMVSGIDDGLEIAANAMESGDALATLRAWVAAQNRDPETGLQTLEKWIE
- a CDS encoding TonB-dependent receptor, PUIUD motif-type, which produces MKFIQLRFALLLAAGLFFCLPAQAQAKENKTSVQQAPYRLDRVIVRSHPMGEKAMEVTPDVTVINVDKFEKAGRIHHVQDLLNEIPGLDVMQSNITPSPSEQVYIRGLDQSRIQIFLDGKPMRLMGRMGYYKIDWTTMPIDNVESIEIIRGSHSLLYPFSMGGAINIITKKGKQTDDLKPDIAVATEFGTYGAESHSANIEGGFSNAIGYALALADRSGDGYLRNNDYNTTSFNSRISLFLPTHGTLTAGWDYVDNQTGYAVINDPDDPASNYDPDYPVVRADEIDTFTHDYEGKAYAGGDSYWEKTTNEYSLLFEQPLGPGDLEAQIYQHQSERDRFYYNASGEQNKQPGTEELNTGVYIKYLDCDLAQNHSFSIGGEYRAQGDDDNEDFYEILSAYFQDAWTISPALTLTWGTRYYEFRSDAYQAGFPGWGIFYQLSPEEQAKYEYRRVEKEWCPKARLNYELNPDLSLYASVSREMRTPUIUDLWRWAQGASTEAYMAANPELETETSWTYETGFIKKLRFDTKFRAAAYYMDISDYQQHNYISGEPSAQVYNIDVELYGFELELSKSLSNGLSGYLNYSWKNWSHDDHPFDSKGTHYFMENQPQNTVKTGLHYRLWKGGRVSLNAKYIDERQSKQDQILGDVITVDIGAQHTFHLGYTDFTLKGYVNNLTDQDYELRAGYPMPGITAGIRSEFTF
- a CDS encoding class I SAM-dependent methyltransferase; this translates as MLQTSSGHGREYKLNTAKAEFFDAHAESPWAALEYSPEEKARIRQAIQSLPSLHGQTVLEPGCGTGRLTRILAEQVGPQGRILAMDISSKMVQKAHRKVGKLPNVHLRCAAMEACILPGEEVDLVFCHQVFPHFDDPQQAAKIMAGCLRPGGRLMILHLIGSNEINDLHRKAGTAVARDMMPDQQELQQMLNRAGLDIEKINDAHDHFVLIAGKGTVPGAVQTTT
- a CDS encoding alcohol dehydrogenase catalytic domain-containing protein → MRIVLTDRRCLEIQNNNKLEKSGKGEIRLRVLYCAICRTDAKMWDQGHRDLILPRVPGHEMAVADNRGNRYVIWPGISCGTCVHCRAGRENRCEHLQILGFHRDGGFADEIIAPAHSLIPVPETLDPAISCFAEPMGCIFHALANFPVKKNPRFLIYGGGTMGLLAGLVIQAAGGKPMIIEKNKEKIQAAHPFLKATTIACATHTRESGFDAVINACPDIQAFADGLKKLRKGGHFLFFSGLTKNATIETDLIDLIHYHEITISGSYGLAPADMQRAVSFLDAHQRIPATLIQGIAAPENAPDLLPQVLAGKGFKYILDFTGSLSREYAGQNHQGTSQGPILETK
- a CDS encoding class I SAM-dependent methyltransferase encodes the protein MKQHEVKAGFEKWSVFEKAKKANRMCHTEAYQGLREILTKKCAPCPRILDIGCGDADDISLILEDHPVSEYIGIDNSPQVLGQARSHLYQRLSCTWHLICADYTEALHSIQAPMDVIWLGLFLHHLPQEQKRLFFQQAFTLLSPAGAVICHDPVLLETENRAGFLERISLACRNWPELTPDEKEMLCRHWSDHGRQEHIPMLEEIAGESGFSQTEILWRDPDAFYALLAFRR
- a CDS encoding ABC transporter substrate-binding protein, which translates into the protein MNRILICICTLCALLMVSPLMADTLTVTDMSGRSVTVPRDPERIICLGPGTLRLIVYLRALDNVVGVESLEKQHPRGRPYWLANPGLHDLPVCGPGGPASINQKPDMEVIVRLDPELIFVTYMDGSLAEEVQSVLDIPVVVLSYGAFATFDPTVFDSLDLAGRILDRKQRAASVTQYILDAQSDLLARAKQSTAPKKPEAYVGGIGYRGVQGLESTEQKYAPFDWVLVDNIARDMDARQRTHVFTNKETLLKLNPGTIFIDGGGLALAARAYKKNPGIYNALAAFARDRVYMLHPFNWYTTNIGTVLCDAYAVGKIMHPEPFADVDLSEKADEIYTFLIGAPVHEHMVKDYGPLGSKAPFIRRNRR